Below is a window of Heterodontus francisci isolate sHetFra1 unplaced genomic scaffold, sHetFra1.hap1 HAP1_SCAFFOLD_882, whole genome shotgun sequence DNA.
gtgctgtTGGTGTGGCGCTCGCAATGAGATGTTTCTGACGTGACAGCTGATGGAACCCGTCCATGTGtgtctacccctctctctctttgtctctcggcAGATCGTGGCTGTTATCGGAAGGTTACATCGAGAGCCCCGGTGAGGTGTCCCCGGGTCGATGCGGGGCTGGCGCGACAGAGGGCACCGTCCTGCCGGCGGAGCGGCCCGACGATGAGAGGCCGGCTCCGGGTGCGGCGGAGCGAGCAGGCGGGGCGGCGGAGGGGCTCGGCAGCCCAGGCCTGGTGGTGCCCCTGCCCCCCCCCGAGGggtccccgccgccccccccccgagCCCTCCGGCCCCGAGGCccccattctgctgctgctgtcccGCTTCTCCCAGGCGGAGGACCCCGCCCCGGGCCTGGTGACGGAGCGCTCTCTGCGGGCCTTCCTGGACTACCTGACCGTCGCCCGCCTGCCCAGCCCCCGCTGCGCCCGGCTGCTGGCCCGCCTGGCCTGCAATCCCAACTGCCTGGAGGCCCTGGTCCGGGCCCGGGCCGTGGCCCTGGTCCGTGCTCAGCTGGTGCACGGCCTGCGGCCCGGGGCCCCGTCCGAGCCGATGGAGAccacaggaggaggaagaggctggGCCCCTACACGCAGGAACAGAGAACTCGGTAAggaatggggggcgggggggagggaggggtgggggaaacaCTGCCCGCCTCTCGGCGACCTCTGAACCCCGACTCGTGGACCGCCAGCCCTGACCCTCTCTCGCCTTTTGAACCTTCCGCAGGTGAGCTGCTTCTCCGCAACCTCAGCGTCCAGGCCGAGTCTCCCTTTGGCGCCGGTGCCCTGACCCACCTGCTGCTGTCCGGCTCGGAGTCCGAGAAGGAGGCCTGCGCCATCGCCCTGCCCCTGCTGTGCCGGTGagtcctctctctgtcctccggcgcccgtctgtctctgtgtgtgtctctctctctgtgtcctctgtGCAGCCTGGCTTCCGCGGattcccagcccccccccccccccctccccggtcgAGGAACGCACGTGCGTGCCCACCCTGCTTACATGCAGTCGCCACAGTTCGGAAAGGATGTGAGGGGCCcgtgagagggtacaaaggagatttagcaAAATGGTTCCTGGGATcgactggatgggccgaatggcctccctttcTGTCATAAATGACTCTCTCTAACAGAAGCTGACGCTTTATTTCTTTTttattttcccccccccctcccccgccttgCAGGAACGAGTCTCTTCGCCGCAGGCTGCTGCTCGACCACGGTGGGCTTCACCTCCTGCTGGAGACCCTGCTGACCAGCGAGGACCCCGTGGCGACCTTCGGGGCGGCGGACGCCGTGGCGTGGATGGTCTCGGCGGCGGGGGAGGGGCTGGAGCCCACCCCCAAGCGGCCGAggttggaggaggagggtgagggggcGGAGGGCACCGCTCGCTGCCGGTACCAGGAGCTGGCGGGGCCGGGGGCGGCCGACGTGCACTTTGTGCTGGACGGGGGGGAGCGCCTGGCCGCCGCCCGGGGTCACCTGACGCGGGGCTCGGAGGTCTTCGCCGCCATGCTGGAGGGAGGCTACCTGGAGTCGCGGCAGAGTGAGGTGCCCCTCCGCGGGCTGCCCCTCGACGTGTGCAGCCTCGTCCTCCACTACCTGCACGGCTGTCGCCCCGGCTGCCCGGCCTTTGCTGCCCTTGGCCGGGAGGAGGGGGACGGCCTGCCTTTCCAGGACTCCCTGATGGGCCGGACCCTCTCGGCCGCCGGGCAGTTCCTCCTGGGCGGGCTGGGGACCCAGCTCGAGGAGGCGGCCTGCGCAGGCCGGTCCCCCGGGCAGCTCCCGGCCCTCTACCACTTCGCCGAGCGCCACCACTTCCCCGGCCTGCGCGCCCGCTGCCTGCGGGGGCTGCTGGGCTCGGCCGCGGGGGCCCAGGAGAAGGTGGAGGCCTGGCGGAGGCTGGCGGCAGGGGCCGGGGACCTGAGGGCCCTCCTCTCTGCCCTGCGGGCTCTGCTGCTCGAGCACGTCTGagggggaggcggggtgggggcgCAGCGGCCGTCCCGAAGTGCGATTCACCCGGCCGGGAGTGTGGAACCGAAGAGAGTGAGCGAGATCGAGCCTCGAGGAGAAAGAACAGGGCGTGCCCTTAAGcacgggggagggggtgagagagacaaacacggagagatagagagaaggatttCCCCTATCACAGACCAAAATTTTCCTTTTTGTTTTGTTTATTTTctattaaaaaattttttttaaatagtaAAATTGACACCAGGTTGTGCGAGGCCTCTGTGatcgagggagggaagggaagggagggcggGTCAGAGGTGAAAGGTCAAGGGCTCTCCAGTGGGGCACGGAGGGACAGGTCAGAAGGGCAAGGTGAGGGTGAAGGGAACCTCGAACTTGGCTGCACCTCCTGCACCCAGCCCCCATCCAGAAGACGAATGAggggtgcggggtggtgggggggggggggggagagaaaggagaatgatggggaaggggagagcgagcgagagagagagacggtgggcgACGCTCAGGCGGACGAGGGCTCGATTTGTTAGAGGTTGGGGGAACTCCGAAGCGACAGTGGAAGGTTGCGGATGATTGGCGCAGGGCAGCAGAGGACGGACATTGTGTCTCGGGAGAGATTTCCCGAGGTTGAGGTTGATGCAAGaggttttgagggggggggggggggggggcggggtttgcaTAGACGCCCCACCCCCTGCCGTCTTCACTTGAAAAGACCAACGAGGGACTGGCCCGGAGTTGGGGGAGGCGGCTGCCACGCTCGTGGGGGAAAGGGGAGTCTCCACGGCTGCCAGTCTCTGGAATCGCTATCAACAGGAGGCTTGACCTTCCCCAGCCAGCTTGAGATTGGgcagtggggggaggagggagcaTTTACCCGACTCCTGCCACCCGGGGTGAGAGATGGGGGCTGAAGACTCCCCGCCCTGTACTGCACCCCACTCGTGTAAATAACTGTATTGAGATAATACGTGTAGATCAGATTCTCGACTGTAATtatgtaattttcttttttcttgttGGTGTCCCCCTCAAAATAAAAACGAGTTCCTGTTTGGGTACGACACACCAGACTCCTCGAGTTTTTCGTTTCACTGATCTGGACGtcgcagtgcgttagatacactgttatTTCCCCCTCCGAcacagggtgtcacagtgtgttagatacactgttatttccccctctgggaccgggtgtcacagtgtgttagatacactgttatTTCCCCCTCCgacaccgggtgtcacagtgtgttagatacactgtccttaccCCACCTCCAGGACCGGGTGTCACAGGGCGTGAGATGCACTGTCTtttctccctctgggactgggtgtcacagtgcgttagatacactgtcctttccccacctctgggaccgggtgtcacagtgcgttagatacactgtcctttccccctctgggactgggtgtcacagtgtgttagatacactgtcttttctccctctgggactgggtgtcacagtgcgttagatacactgtcctttccccctctgggactgggtgtcacagtgtgttagatacactgtcctttctccctctgggaccgggtgtcacagtgtgttagatacactgtcctttctccctctgggaccgggtgtcacagtgtgttagatacactgtcctttccccctctgggactgggtgtcacagtgtgtcagatacattgtcctttccccctctgggactgggtgtcacattgtgttagatacactgtcctttccccctctgggactgggtgtcacagtgcgttagatacactgtccgttTCCccacccctctgggaccgggtgtcacagtgtgttagatacactgtccttactCCCTCTGgcaccaggtgtcacagtgcgttagatgcactgtcctttccccccctctgggaccgggtgtcacagggcgtgagatacactgtcctttctccctctgggaccgggtgtcacagtgggtgagatacactgtcctttccccctctgggaccgggtgtcacagtgcgttagatacactgtcctttccatctctgggaccgggtgtcacattgtgttagatacactgtcctttccccctctgggactgggtgtcacagtgcgttagatacactgtcctttccccacctctgggaccgggtgtcatagtgggtgagatacactgtcctttccccctctgggactgggtgtcacaatgcattagatacactgtcctttccccctctgggaccgggtgtcacagtgcgttagatacactgtccttttccccacccctctgggaccgggtgtctcagtgcgttcgatacactgtcctttctccctctgggaccgggtgtcacaatgcatcagatacactgtcctttccatctctgggaccgggtgtcacattgtgttagatacactgtcctttccccctctgggactgggtgtcacagtgcgttagatacactgtcctttccccacctctgggaccgggtgtcatagtgggtgagatacactgtcctttccccctctgggactgggtgtcacaatgcattagatacactgtcctttccccctctgggaccgggtgtcacagtgcgttagatacactgtccgttTCCccacccctctgggaccgggtgtctcagtgcgttcgatacactgtcctttctccctctgggaccgggtgtcacaatgcatcagatacactgtcctttccccctctgggaccgggtgtcacagtgtgttagatacactgtcctttccccctctgggaccgggtgttagtgtgttagatacactgtccgttTCCccacccctctgggaccgggtgtcacagtgtgttagatacactgtcctttccccctctgggaccgggtgtcacattgtgttagatacactgtcctttccccctctgggactgggtgtcacattgtgttagatacactgtccgttTCCccacccctctgggaccgggtgtcacattgtgttagatacactgtcctttccccctctgggactgggtgtcacaatgcattagatacactgtcctttccccctctgggacagggtgtcacagtgtgttagatacactgtcctttccccctctgggaccgggtgtcacattgtgttagatacactgtcctttccccctctgggactgggtgtcacaatgcattagatacactgtcctttccccctctgggacagggtgtcacagtgtgttagatacactgtcctttccccctctgggactgggtgtcacattgtgttagatacactgtccgttTCCccacccctctgggaccgggtgtcacattgtgttagatacactgtcctttccccctctgggactgggtgtcacaatgcattagatacactgtcctttccccctctgggaccgggtgtcacagtgtgttagatacactgtcctttcccccctctgggactgggtgtcacagtgtgttagatacaccgtCATTTcctcactctgggaccgggtgtcacagtgtgttagatacactgtcctttccccctctgggacagggtgtcacagtgtgttagatacactgtcctttccccctctgggacagggtgtcacagtgtgttagatacactgtcctttccccctctgggaccgggtgtcacagtgtgttagacacACTGTCctgtcccccctctgggaccgggtgtcacagtgtgttagatacactgtcctttccccctctgggacagggtgtcacagtgtgttagatacactgtcctttccccctctgggactgcgtgtcacattgtgttagatacactgtccgttTCCCcaccactctgggaccgggtgtcacattgtgttagatacactgtcctttccccctctgggactgggtgtcacagtgtgttcgatacactgtcctttccccctctgggactgggtgtcacaatgcattagatacactgtcctttccccctctgggacagggtgtcacagtgtgttagatacactgtcctttccccctctgggactgggtgtcacagtgcgttagatacactgtcctttcccccctctgggaccgggtgtcacagtgtgttagatacactgtcctttccccctctgggaccgggtgtcacagtgtgttagatacactgtcctttccccctctgggaccgggtgtcacagtgtgttagatacactgtcctttccccctctgggaccgggtgtcacagtgtgttagatacactgtcctttccccctctgggaccgggtgtcacagtgtgttagatacactgtcctttccccctctgggaccgggtgtcacagtgtgttagatacactgtcctttccccctctgggaccgggtgtcacagtgtgttagatacactgtcctttccccctctgggactgggtgtcactgtgtgttagatacactgtcctttccccctctgggactgggtgtcacattgtgttagatacactgtccgttTCCccacccctctgggaccgggtgtcacattgtgttagatacactgtcctttccccctctgggactgggtgtcacagtgtgttcgatacactgtcctttccccctctgggactgggtgtcacaatgcattagatacactgtcctttccccctctgggacagggtgtcacagtgtgttagatacactgtcctttccccctctgggactgggtgtcacagtgcgttagatacactgtcctttcccccctctgggaccgggtgtcacagtgtgttagatacactgtcctttccccctctgggaccgggtgtcacagtgtgttagatacactgtcctttccccctctgggaccgggtgtcacagtgtgttagatacactgtcctttccccctctgggaccgggtgtcacagtctgttagatacactgtcctttccccctccgacaccgggtgtcacagtgtgttagatacactgtcctttccgcacctttgggaccgggtgtcacagtgcgttagatacactgtcctttctccctctgggaccgggtgtcacagtgcgttagatacactgtcctttctccctctgggaccgggtgtcacagtgtgttagatacactgtcctttccgcacctttgggaccgggtgtcacagtgcgttagatacactgtccgttTCCccacccctctgggaccgggtgtcacagggcgttagatacactgtcctttacccacctctgggaccgggtgtcacagggtGTGAGgtgcactgtcctttctccctctgggaccgggtgtcacaatgcattagatacactgtcctttccccttctgggaccgggtgtcacagtgcgttagatacactgtcctttccccacctctgggaccgggtgtcacagggcgtgagatgcactgtcctttctccctctgggactgggtgtcacagtgcgttagatacactgtcctttccccacctctgggaccgggtgtcgcaGTGGGTGAGATACACTGTCctgtccccctctgggactgggtgtcacagtgcgttagataaactgtcctttctccctctgggaccgggtgtcacaatgCATTAGATacgctgtcctttccccctctgggaccgggtgttagtgtgttagatacactgtcctttccccctctgggaccgggtgtcactgtgtgttagatacactgtcctttcccccctcttgaatcgggtgtcacagtgtgttagatacactgtcctttccccctctgggactgggtgtcgcagtgtgttagatacactgtcctttccccttccgacaccgggtgtcacagtgtgttagatacactgtcctttccccacctctgggaccgggtgtcacagtgcgttatatacactgtcctttctccctctgggaccaggtgtcacagtgtgttagatacactgtcctttccccctctgggaccgggtgtcacagtgtgttagatacactgtccttactCCCTCTGgcaccaggtgtcacagtgcgttagatacactgtcctttccccccctctgggaccgggtgtcacatggcgtgagatgcactgtcctttctccctctgggaccgggtgtcacagtgcgttagatacactgtccttttccccctctctgggaccgggtgtcacagtgcgttagatacactgtcctttccccctttgggaccgggtgtcacagttcattaggtacactgtcctttccccacctcTGGGACCGAGTGTCACAGGGCTtgagatgcactgtcctttccccaccattgggaccgggtgtcacagggcgtgagatacactgtcctttccatctctgggaccgggtgtcacattgtgttagatacactgtcctttccccctctgggactgggtgtcacagtgcgttagatacactgtcctttccccacctctgggaccgggtgtcatagtgggtgagatacactgtcctttccccctctgggactgggtgtcacaatgcattagatacactgtcctttccccctctgggaccgggtgtcacagtgcgttagatacactgtccgttTCCccacccctctgggaccgggtgtctcagtgcgttcgatacactgtcctttctccctctcggaccgggtgtcacagtgcattagatacactgtcctttccccctctgggaccgggtgtcacagtgcgttagatacactgtcctttccccccctctgggaccgggtgtcacagggcgttagatacactgtcctttacccacctctgggaccgggtgtcacagggtgtgagatgcactgtcctttctccctctgggaccgtgtgtcacaatgcattagatacactgtcctttccccctctgggaccgggtgtcacagtgtgttagatacactgtcctttccccttctgggaccgggtgtcacagtgcgttagatacactgtcctttccccacctctgggatcgggtgtcacagggcgtgagatgcactgtcctttccccctctgggactgggtgtcacagtgcgttagatacactgtcctttccccctctgggaccgggtgtcacaatgcattagatacactgtcctttccccctctgggaccgggtgttagtgtgttagatacactgtcctttccccctctgggactgggtgtcacattgtgttagatacactgtcctttccccctctgggaccgggtgtcacagtgtgttagatacactgtcctttccccctctgggaccgggtgtcacagtgcgttagatacactgtcctttctccctctgggactgggtgtcacattgtgttagatacactgttctttccccctctgggaccgggtgtaacagtgcgttagatacactgtccgtttcccctctgggactgggtgtcacattgtgttagatacactgtcctttccccctctgggaccgggtgtcacagtgtgttagatacactgtcctttccccctctgggaccgggtgtcacagtgcgttagatacactgtcctttctccctctgggactgggtgtcacattg
It encodes the following:
- the armc5 gene encoding armadillo repeat-containing protein 5 gives rise to the protein MGLSGRWDHSHFPNPSHSDLETQNNRNKAQRARTLELARGFDFLTRPRTERLTFKLQCIYLAPIANSGPSESAAPANQTLCAVSHLIGLLSTTEDAECLQSAVRALRILSDSPAHRQSLTAQGLVGPLVGLLAREEPGLLGAACRAAAELTRSCGAPCALQISRHGGIPRLAALSSHGARPVREGALAALGNLCGQGFVRPSVGAVGGVGLLVAALEGEPSSAGAPAHLRALCLCCREAVNRARVREEGGLELLLALLREPGLAAGHLRILGALLGFFYDQSAMDHLQARGLVPLLAGKLASLVGGLGRGLPHPTSVTMRPPTSPRTSGRPVPATTRRTVSTGWRASRSRPRVPPASSASDRGCYRKVTSRAPVRCPRVDAGLARQRAPSCRRSGPTMRGRLRVRRSEQAGRRRGSAAQAWWCPCPPPRGPRRPPPEPSGPEAPILLLLSRFSQAEDPAPGLVTERSLRAFLDYLTVARLPSPRCARLLARLACNPNCLEALVRARAVALVRAQLVHGLRPGAPSEPMETTGGGRGWAPTRRNRELGELLLRNLSVQAESPFGAGALTHLLLSGSESEKEACAIALPLLCRNESLRRRLLLDHGGLHLLLETLLTSEDPVATFGAADAVAWMVSAAGEGLEPTPKRPRLEEEGEGAEGTARCRYQELAGPGAADVHFVLDGGERLAAARGHLTRGSEVFAAMLEGGYLESRQSEVPLRGLPLDVCSLVLHYLHGCRPGCPAFAALGREEGDGLPFQDSLMGRTLSAAGQFLLGGLGTQLEEAACAGRSPGQLPALYHFAERHHFPGLRARCLRGLLGSAAGAQEKVEAWRRLAAGAGDLRALLSALRALLLEHV